Proteins encoded together in one Streptomyces sp. NBC_01216 window:
- a CDS encoding helix-turn-helix domain-containing protein, producing the protein MSDLAGDARHLSPSAQEALRLRAVAALVAGQDREDVAAVFGVSLKAVDTWWAKWQAGGREALVMRPRGKPVRVHQLLGEAEQAAVRQAVLDHRPCDVGLSGQLWTRRLVGELTVKLYRLRLTEPGVGKYLRRWGAALPASGQAGRGAGADLAFSTCAHRPAAADGAGLPRVPWACPQPLAACPAQPRRRENQPAAFCLGTAWSCSWSRSSCR; encoded by the coding sequence GTGAGCGATCTGGCGGGGGACGCGCGGCATCTGTCGCCGTCGGCGCAGGAGGCCCTGCGGCTGCGGGCGGTGGCCGCGTTGGTGGCGGGGCAGGACCGTGAGGACGTGGCGGCGGTCTTCGGGGTGTCGCTGAAGGCGGTCGACACGTGGTGGGCGAAGTGGCAGGCCGGCGGGCGGGAAGCTCTGGTCATGCGGCCTCGCGGCAAACCGGTCAGGGTGCATCAGCTGCTCGGGGAGGCCGAGCAGGCCGCTGTGCGGCAGGCGGTCCTCGATCACCGGCCCTGCGACGTGGGGCTTTCCGGGCAGTTGTGGACGCGGCGGCTGGTGGGCGAGCTGACCGTGAAGCTGTACCGGCTGCGGCTGACCGAACCGGGGGTGGGCAAGTACCTGAGGCGGTGGGGGGCTGCCCTTCCGGCGTCCGGACAAGCGGGCCGTGGAGCAGGCGCTGACCTGGCCTTTTCAACCTGTGCCCATCGCCCGGCTGCCGCCGACGGCGCGGGCTTGCCCAGGGTGCCTTGGGCTTGCCCGCAGCCGCTGGCGGCTTGCCCGGCTCAGCCACGCAGGCGGGAGAACCAGCCGGCGGCCTTCTGCTTGGGCACGGCCTGGTCCTGCTCTTGGTCGCGCTCCTCCTGCCGGTGA
- a CDS encoding replication-relaxation family protein → MAGKRKTNPAGSTNNYRGDVLRVLGALKVATADQIQRIGAPHLTHRHADKETPSKQKQARTASHTGALSDMRKHGLSENGGSTETGDSLRNLTTKGLEAASYELRRPVTEMGSTARGAGSSGASHPMAVNETVIAMLRPKPNMAKLADDPPHVQAAAQAAVDGPDGIGTIASYWTEVPLPATGTWNAPGKGGAQADLVLTAPQDQVPLLFIEVDNCHETAEELAAKLEKYARFFRRKVKDTDGKERPMWRTRWTVPEGRYGDAPHPPVLLVFNRIGERNPNRTVPRLQELTRHPWQGERQRGGHHLYDRKIPIIATGLNQLRQHGPAGPVFLRFGRDHMQPLLEAIGNPRFEAAEAREAEEAKARAAAYQADVRRAAQEQAAKQAAEREARRPVCTGCGAKFTDERWEAAQATDWGTPKDSHPHLCDSCKQKVGAVVSPAAATQERRKPERSEGPDDFWPAPQRPVCTECGAAFTDERWKATARVGWSPSPAKRPSLCGDCDQRFEADLEQTWG, encoded by the coding sequence GTGGCGGGGAAGCGGAAGACCAACCCGGCGGGGTCGACGAACAACTACCGCGGCGACGTGCTGCGCGTGCTCGGAGCGCTGAAGGTGGCCACGGCTGATCAGATCCAGCGGATCGGCGCACCGCACCTGACCCACCGCCACGCCGACAAGGAGACCCCGTCGAAGCAGAAGCAGGCCCGCACCGCCTCGCACACCGGCGCACTCTCCGACATGCGCAAGCACGGCCTGTCCGAGAACGGCGGCTCCACCGAGACGGGGGACTCGCTGCGCAACCTGACCACCAAGGGCCTGGAGGCCGCCTCCTACGAGCTGCGGCGCCCGGTGACGGAGATGGGCTCCACCGCGCGCGGCGCGGGCTCCAGCGGGGCCTCCCACCCGATGGCCGTCAACGAGACGGTGATCGCGATGCTGCGCCCGAAGCCGAACATGGCCAAGCTCGCCGACGACCCGCCGCACGTCCAGGCAGCCGCCCAGGCCGCCGTCGACGGACCGGACGGGATCGGCACCATCGCCTCGTACTGGACCGAGGTCCCGCTGCCCGCGACCGGCACGTGGAACGCGCCCGGCAAGGGCGGTGCCCAGGCCGACCTGGTTCTCACCGCACCGCAGGACCAGGTGCCGCTGCTGTTCATCGAGGTCGACAACTGCCACGAGACCGCGGAGGAGCTCGCCGCCAAGCTGGAGAAGTACGCCCGGTTCTTCCGGCGGAAGGTGAAGGACACCGACGGCAAGGAGCGCCCGATGTGGCGCACCCGCTGGACGGTCCCCGAGGGCCGGTACGGCGATGCGCCGCATCCGCCCGTGCTGCTGGTGTTCAACCGCATCGGCGAGCGCAACCCCAACCGCACCGTCCCGCGCCTGCAAGAGCTGACCCGTCACCCGTGGCAGGGAGAGCGGCAGCGCGGCGGCCACCATCTCTACGACCGGAAGATCCCGATCATCGCGACCGGCCTGAACCAGCTGCGCCAGCATGGTCCGGCTGGCCCGGTGTTCCTCCGCTTCGGCCGCGACCACATGCAGCCGCTCCTGGAGGCGATCGGCAACCCGCGCTTCGAGGCCGCCGAAGCCCGCGAGGCAGAAGAGGCCAAGGCCCGTGCAGCGGCGTACCAAGCAGATGTACGACGGGCGGCACAGGAGCAGGCGGCGAAGCAGGCCGCCGAGCGCGAAGCCCGCCGTCCCGTCTGCACCGGCTGCGGGGCGAAGTTCACCGACGAACGCTGGGAGGCGGCACAGGCGACGGACTGGGGCACCCCGAAGGACTCCCACCCGCACCTGTGCGACAGCTGCAAGCAGAAGGTCGGCGCCGTCGTCAGCCCAGCGGCTGCCACCCAGGAGCGCCGAAAGCCGGAACGCAGCGAGGGGCCGGACGACTTCTGGCCCGCCCCCCAGCGCCCCGTCTGCACCGAATGCGGTGCCGCGTTCACCGACGAACGATGGAAGGCGACCGCGCGCGTCGGCTGGAGCCCCTCCCCAGCGAAGCGCCCGTCTCTGTGCGGCGACTGCGACCAGCGGTTCGAGGCCGACTTGGAGCAGACCTGGGGGTGA
- the mobF gene encoding MobF family relaxase, with the protein MTVDIRVVRAGQMYRYYLRETVVGDGRRPARTPLRAAQDQAGVPAGRWMGRGLAAFGLAPGEEVTEAQLRNLFGEWGRHPYADRIEAERLAAGASPREAFKAGALGRRVMVTGVDFVFRPQPTIYLLWALGDEETRRVIEAAHECAIVRVLEWIEDEVAVIRYGKDGIYRVRPPGGLVAARFRHYEARSGRPLLHDHVLLSVKGQRLDGKWGSIHTTALYENTVAASALYNELVAAEVCETLGLATEPRTVTPGRRPVMEIAGVPYGLIRWTARRSDQIATCLSELEHEYVTAVDDDGEPRFLPVVSERARAKLNTIAARKTRPPKQKTRPLAQLRARWKTSAILTSKVAADVINSLLEYARAAAAAIRARVAAVVDIALAAVDVAATVFVMNDGGRFHRRHLLAEARRHLALILRGRRRDPDLDEKIVAAAISTHCLDISEPKTTIGRLSEYRLYTARWDLADLPGRRRPPTPAPDPDRQPPTDPGEPAALRPPGQDTGEWEIPRIPLQYERAVLAGAVVREKLRTTTTAVVRGRAYDVVAHQQAAMPEQLLASAAGEVEHDDQEPEAGRGEAIDMTALRALRESRTDVEALDLTADRLRRLQDVFTKAGEDARTRAARATAPDDADAVHPVRRDDQQAHRPQQPGPHRGREAGH; encoded by the coding sequence ATGACAGTGGATATCAGGGTCGTCCGGGCCGGTCAGATGTACCGCTACTACTTGCGCGAGACCGTTGTCGGTGACGGCCGCCGTCCGGCGCGTACGCCGCTGCGCGCCGCCCAGGATCAGGCCGGGGTCCCGGCCGGTCGCTGGATGGGCCGCGGCCTGGCCGCGTTCGGTCTCGCGCCGGGTGAGGAGGTCACCGAGGCGCAGTTGCGGAACCTGTTCGGCGAGTGGGGCCGGCATCCGTACGCGGACCGGATCGAAGCCGAGCGGCTCGCTGCGGGTGCTTCGCCGAGGGAGGCGTTCAAGGCCGGCGCCCTCGGACGCCGGGTGATGGTCACCGGTGTCGACTTCGTGTTCCGGCCGCAGCCGACGATCTACCTGTTGTGGGCGCTGGGGGATGAGGAGACCCGGCGGGTGATCGAGGCCGCGCACGAGTGCGCGATCGTACGGGTGCTGGAGTGGATCGAGGACGAGGTCGCGGTGATCCGGTACGGCAAGGACGGGATCTACCGGGTGCGGCCGCCGGGCGGTCTGGTCGCCGCCCGCTTCCGCCACTACGAGGCGCGCTCCGGCCGGCCCTTGCTCCATGACCATGTGCTGCTGTCGGTGAAGGGGCAGCGCCTGGACGGGAAGTGGGGCTCCATCCACACCACCGCCCTGTACGAGAACACCGTGGCCGCCTCCGCGCTCTACAACGAGCTCGTGGCCGCGGAGGTCTGCGAGACGCTGGGGCTGGCGACCGAGCCGCGCACCGTCACTCCGGGGCGCCGGCCGGTGATGGAGATCGCCGGGGTGCCGTACGGGCTGATCCGCTGGACTGCCCGGCGCAGCGACCAGATCGCCACCTGCCTTTCGGAGCTGGAGCACGAGTACGTCACCGCCGTCGACGACGACGGCGAACCGCGGTTCCTGCCCGTGGTCTCCGAGCGCGCCCGCGCCAAGCTGAACACCATCGCCGCCCGCAAGACCCGCCCGCCCAAGCAGAAGACCCGGCCGCTCGCGCAGCTGCGCGCGCGGTGGAAGACGAGCGCGATCCTCACCTCCAAGGTCGCCGCCGACGTCATCAACTCCCTCCTCGAGTACGCCCGCGCCGCGGCTGCCGCGATCCGGGCCCGGGTCGCCGCCGTGGTCGACATAGCGCTGGCGGCCGTCGACGTCGCCGCGACGGTGTTCGTGATGAACGACGGCGGGCGCTTCCACCGCCGGCACCTGCTCGCCGAAGCCCGACGCCACCTCGCCCTGATCCTGCGCGGCCGCCGCCGCGACCCGGACCTGGACGAGAAGATCGTGGCTGCCGCCATCTCTACCCACTGCCTGGACATCAGCGAGCCGAAGACCACGATCGGCCGACTGTCGGAGTACCGCCTCTACACCGCCCGGTGGGACCTGGCCGACCTCCCCGGCCGGCGCCGCCCACCCACCCCGGCCCCCGACCCGGACCGGCAGCCCCCGACCGATCCCGGCGAGCCGGCTGCGCTCCGGCCGCCGGGCCAGGACACGGGGGAGTGGGAGATACCCCGCATCCCGCTCCAGTACGAGCGAGCTGTCCTCGCCGGTGCGGTGGTGCGGGAGAAGCTGCGCACTACCACGACCGCCGTCGTGCGGGGCCGGGCGTACGACGTCGTCGCCCATCAGCAGGCGGCGATGCCCGAGCAGCTGCTCGCGTCTGCGGCCGGCGAAGTCGAGCACGACGACCAAGAGCCGGAGGCCGGTCGCGGGGAGGCGATCGACATGACGGCGCTGCGGGCCTTGCGGGAGTCCCGCACGGACGTGGAAGCCCTCGATCTCACGGCCGACCGGCTGCGCCGCCTTCAGGACGTGTTCACCAAGGCGGGCGAGGACGCCCGCACCCGCGCGGCCCGCGCCACCGCACCGGACGATGCCGATGCAGTGCACCCGGTGCGCCGGGACGACCAGCAGGCGCACCGCCCACAGCAACCCGGACCGCACCGAGGCCGGGAGGCCGGCCACTGA
- a CDS encoding tectonin domain-containing protein, with product MADWVKVAGGLSAISAGSRTTVWGVNAASAIYHYTNYDGSPWINIPGGLSDIGAAADGTVWGVNSGNQIYRYTGDQSTTNWVGINGSLVRIDAGSRTNVWGVDSAGSIYRYTNHDANPWLKIPGSLSDIGAGADGTVWGVNSSNRVYRYTGDQDPSDPWADVNGSLKRIAVGSRTNVWGIDPAGSIYRYTNNDASGGNPWIKIPGTAVDIAAGADGTVWHINSAGDIFRYTGDQPS from the coding sequence ATGGCGGACTGGGTGAAGGTCGCGGGAGGTCTCTCGGCCATCTCGGCGGGGTCCAGGACGACGGTGTGGGGTGTGAACGCGGCGAGCGCGATCTACCACTACACGAACTACGATGGAAGCCCCTGGATCAACATCCCGGGAGGCTTGAGTGACATCGGCGCTGCGGCGGACGGCACCGTCTGGGGGGTCAACAGCGGCAACCAGATCTACCGGTACACCGGAGACCAGAGCACGACGAACTGGGTGGGCATCAACGGCAGCCTGGTCCGTATCGACGCGGGCTCCCGGACCAACGTGTGGGGCGTCGACTCCGCCGGCAGCATCTACCGGTACACCAACCACGACGCCAACCCGTGGCTCAAGATCCCCGGCTCGCTCAGTGACATCGGCGCCGGGGCGGACGGCACCGTCTGGGGGGTCAACAGCAGCAACCGGGTCTACCGGTACACCGGGGACCAGGACCCCTCCGACCCGTGGGCGGACGTCAACGGCAGCCTGAAGCGGATCGCGGTGGGCTCCCGGACCAACGTGTGGGGCATCGACCCGGCCGGCAGCATTTACCGGTACACCAACAACGACGCCAGCGGCGGCAATCCCTGGATCAAGATTCCCGGCACTGCCGTCGACATCGCCGCCGGCGCCGACGGCACCGTCTGGCACATCAACAGCGCAGGGGACATCTTCCGCTACACCGGCGACCAGCCCAGCTGA
- a CDS encoding HNH endonuclease family protein produces the protein MKLRRLGSLYAAVLTAAALTACSAETVEADDAKPTATASGITSPSGAPGGTPEEAGLPLVEAIGAIPVAEEKRTGYERDSFKHWIDEDGDSCTTRAEVLLAEAVTAPEQGARCSLSGGSWLSYYDEVEVTDARKLDIDHMVPLAEAWDSGAYDWTPERREAYANDLGADRSLVAVTAKTNRSKADRDPAQWMPPAESATCTYLVDWTATKLRWALTMDEAEKAALLNLAEPCTDSIVQYEPAS, from the coding sequence GTGAAGCTGCGCCGCCTCGGCTCCTTGTACGCCGCCGTGCTCACCGCCGCTGCCCTGACCGCCTGCTCGGCCGAGACTGTGGAGGCTGACGACGCCAAGCCCACCGCCACCGCGTCCGGGATCACCAGCCCGTCCGGTGCGCCCGGCGGTACACCGGAGGAGGCGGGGCTCCCCCTGGTCGAAGCCATCGGGGCGATCCCCGTCGCCGAGGAGAAGCGGACCGGGTACGAGCGGGACAGCTTCAAGCACTGGATCGACGAAGACGGCGACTCCTGCACGACCCGGGCGGAAGTCCTGCTCGCCGAGGCGGTCACCGCGCCGGAGCAGGGCGCCCGGTGTTCCCTGAGCGGGGGCAGCTGGCTCTCGTACTACGACGAAGTCGAGGTCACCGACGCCAGGAAGCTGGACATCGACCACATGGTCCCCTTGGCCGAGGCGTGGGACAGCGGCGCCTACGACTGGACGCCCGAGCGCCGTGAGGCATACGCCAACGACCTCGGCGCGGACAGGAGCCTGGTCGCGGTCACCGCGAAGACCAACCGGTCCAAGGCCGACCGGGACCCGGCCCAGTGGATGCCGCCCGCCGAGTCCGCGACGTGCACGTACCTCGTCGACTGGACCGCCACCAAGCTCCGCTGGGCCCTGACCATGGATGAAGCCGAGAAGGCCGCACTCCTCAACCTCGCCGAGCCGTGCACCGACTCCATCGTCCAGTACGAGCCGGCCTCGTAG
- a CDS encoding DUF6207 family protein gives MKEIDEQHLIESGLVVLDITAADNETAHRVVAELGQRWATSGPPVLRRTPGVPGVSARVYADIRRTGTEEP, from the coding sequence ATGAAGGAAATCGACGAGCAACACCTCATCGAGTCGGGCCTGGTGGTGCTCGACATCACCGCGGCCGATAACGAGACCGCGCACCGGGTCGTAGCCGAGTTGGGCCAGCGCTGGGCAACGTCCGGCCCGCCCGTTCTCCGGCGGACACCCGGCGTTCCGGGCGTCAGCGCACGTGTCTACGCCGACATCCGGCGCACCGGGACCGAAGAACCGTAG
- a CDS encoding DNA polymerase III subunit alpha, which yields MRGSVPHLHVSSGFSARYGASHPHDLVARAAERGIETVALTDRDMVTGAVRFAKAAAAAGVKPMFGVDLGVAPHVRPVGVHRRTPVRGGAHVAEAPFRATFLAQDAKGWARLCRMVSAAHTEAFPGGTPPTASWEMLAQYADEGLMVLLGPASEPLRALAAGRSDIAEQLLAPWQQSVSVGLRLEIVCWGLSGTGPGSVRLAAHTLALADRLGVPAVLTNAVRYADPVQHRVADVLDSARLLRPVDRRRLDRGERWLKDGSAMTEIAGRVAAAAGADGTRAVQLIADTVAVAEACEIDPVRDLGLGVPHFPEPSVVGAEPGPEGSMRLLRQRCESGMATRGLHRDRRAMDQLDYELGTIGRLHYEPYFLAVAQVVADVRDMGIRVAARGSGAGSMVNHALFVATANPLEHNLLFERFLSERRSSLPDIDIDVESARRLEVYDRIITRFGRERVAVTGMPETYRARHALRDTGLALGIAPATVDRIAKSFPHIRACDIRSALSELPELRELAAEAGRYGPLWELAEGLDALPRGIAMHPCGVILSNVSLLDRLPVQPTPGGEYPMLQADKEDVEDLGLLKLDVLGVRMQSAMAHAVTEIRRTTGRAIDLDNPDHVPLDDRFAFALIQASDTVGMFQLESPGQQDLVGRLQPRGPQDVIADISLFRPGPVQGGMPALYIAARHGATPAYPHPDLEPVLRDTYGVTIWHEQIIDILAVMTGCDRALGEVARRALSNEQRLPKVEAWFRQEAGARGYSPKVLDDVWDIVASFGSYGFCRAHAVAFAVPALQSAWLKAHHPAALYAGLLEHDPGMWPARVIVADARRHDVPILPVDINTSQAQYTVEQTRSGWGVRISLATVHGISEDEIARIAEGQPYTSLQDFYARAHPKLPTVERLISIGALDQLKGEATRRDLLLQAAELHRQARTRPGTGQLPLATTPHAADSSGLREMTARERLDAELGVLKIDVSRHLMEDHHRLLREIGATDAKHLRAMHPGQRVLVAGVRASTQTPPIASGKRIIFVTLEDGSGLVDIAFFEDSHERCAHTVFHHGLLLVRGTVEARGPRRTVVGEMAWDLDELATARATHGPQAVLDLLGQAPAPTPAQPASGRTIPDGTAGARLHPWSDLQPAGTRAADLTRFGHKSPGSAG from the coding sequence ATGCGAGGAAGCGTTCCTCACCTGCATGTCAGCAGTGGGTTTTCGGCCCGATACGGTGCCTCGCATCCACATGACCTCGTAGCCCGGGCCGCTGAGCGCGGGATCGAGACGGTGGCGCTGACTGACCGCGACATGGTCACCGGCGCGGTGCGTTTCGCGAAGGCCGCTGCGGCCGCCGGGGTGAAGCCGATGTTCGGTGTCGATCTGGGCGTCGCCCCTCACGTGCGTCCTGTCGGGGTGCACCGCCGTACCCCGGTGCGCGGCGGAGCGCACGTAGCGGAGGCACCGTTCCGGGCGACGTTCCTGGCCCAGGACGCAAAGGGCTGGGCGCGGCTGTGCCGGATGGTGTCTGCCGCGCACACCGAGGCCTTCCCTGGCGGCACGCCGCCGACAGCGTCGTGGGAGATGCTCGCCCAGTACGCCGACGAAGGCTTGATGGTGCTGCTCGGTCCCGCGTCGGAGCCCTTGCGGGCTCTCGCCGCCGGCCGATCCGACATCGCCGAGCAGCTTCTCGCCCCCTGGCAGCAGAGCGTCAGCGTCGGGCTGAGGCTGGAGATCGTGTGCTGGGGCCTGTCCGGTACCGGTCCAGGCTCGGTTCGCCTGGCCGCGCACACGCTCGCGCTCGCTGACCGCCTGGGTGTCCCGGCCGTGCTGACGAACGCTGTGCGGTACGCCGACCCGGTCCAGCACCGAGTCGCGGACGTGCTGGACTCGGCCAGGCTGCTGCGACCCGTCGACCGGCGGCGGCTGGACCGCGGGGAGCGCTGGCTCAAGGACGGGTCCGCGATGACCGAGATCGCCGGGCGGGTGGCGGCTGCCGCCGGGGCCGACGGGACGCGTGCAGTGCAGCTGATCGCGGACACGGTGGCCGTCGCGGAGGCGTGCGAGATCGACCCGGTCCGGGACCTCGGTCTTGGGGTACCGCATTTCCCCGAACCGTCCGTTGTCGGTGCCGAGCCGGGGCCGGAGGGGTCGATGCGGCTGCTGCGGCAGCGGTGCGAAAGTGGCATGGCCACCCGCGGTCTCCATCGCGACCGGCGTGCGATGGACCAGCTCGACTACGAGCTCGGGACCATCGGCCGCCTGCACTACGAGCCGTACTTCCTCGCCGTGGCCCAGGTCGTCGCCGACGTGCGGGACATGGGCATCCGGGTCGCAGCCCGCGGCTCCGGAGCCGGTTCCATGGTCAACCACGCACTGTTCGTCGCCACCGCGAACCCGCTGGAGCACAACTTGCTCTTCGAGCGGTTCCTGTCCGAGCGGCGCTCCTCGCTGCCGGACATCGACATCGACGTCGAGTCCGCACGCCGTCTGGAGGTCTACGACCGGATCATCACCCGCTTCGGGCGGGAGCGGGTCGCGGTCACCGGTATGCCCGAGACCTACCGGGCCCGGCACGCTCTGCGGGACACCGGCCTCGCGCTCGGGATCGCCCCGGCCACCGTGGACCGGATCGCGAAGTCCTTTCCCCACATCCGGGCGTGCGACATCCGCTCCGCCCTGTCGGAGCTTCCGGAGCTGCGGGAGCTCGCGGCTGAGGCCGGGCGGTACGGGCCGCTGTGGGAACTCGCCGAGGGCCTGGACGCGCTGCCGCGCGGGATCGCGATGCACCCGTGCGGAGTGATCCTCTCCAACGTCAGCCTCCTGGACCGGCTGCCGGTCCAGCCCACCCCCGGCGGCGAGTACCCGATGCTCCAGGCCGACAAGGAGGACGTCGAGGACCTGGGCCTCCTCAAGCTCGACGTCCTCGGGGTGCGGATGCAGTCGGCGATGGCGCACGCCGTCACCGAGATCCGCCGTACAACCGGTAGGGCGATCGACCTCGACAACCCCGACCACGTCCCGCTGGACGACCGCTTCGCCTTCGCCCTCATCCAGGCCTCAGACACGGTCGGCATGTTCCAGCTGGAGTCACCCGGACAGCAGGACCTGGTCGGCCGACTCCAGCCCCGCGGCCCGCAGGACGTCATCGCCGACATCAGCCTGTTCCGTCCCGGCCCGGTCCAGGGTGGCATGCCCGCCCTCTACATCGCCGCCCGCCACGGCGCCACACCCGCATACCCGCACCCAGACCTGGAACCGGTCCTGCGCGACACCTACGGGGTGACGATCTGGCACGAGCAGATCATCGACATCCTCGCGGTCATGACCGGCTGCGACCGCGCCCTCGGCGAAGTGGCCCGCCGCGCCCTCAGCAACGAGCAACGGCTGCCGAAGGTCGAGGCGTGGTTCCGGCAGGAGGCGGGTGCACGCGGGTACAGCCCGAAGGTGCTGGACGACGTCTGGGACATCGTCGCCTCGTTCGGCAGCTATGGATTCTGCAGAGCGCACGCCGTCGCGTTCGCCGTACCCGCGCTCCAGTCCGCGTGGCTCAAGGCCCACCACCCGGCTGCCCTGTACGCCGGGCTGCTGGAGCACGACCCAGGCATGTGGCCGGCCCGCGTCATCGTTGCCGACGCCCGCCGCCACGACGTCCCCATCCTGCCCGTCGACATCAACACCTCCCAGGCGCAGTACACGGTCGAACAGACCCGATCCGGGTGGGGCGTGCGGATCTCCCTGGCCACGGTCCACGGCATCTCCGAGGACGAGATCGCCCGAATCGCCGAGGGCCAGCCCTACACCTCCCTGCAGGACTTCTACGCCCGCGCCCACCCCAAGCTCCCGACCGTCGAACGCCTCATCAGCATCGGCGCCCTCGACCAACTCAAGGGCGAGGCGACCCGGCGGGACCTGCTGCTGCAGGCGGCCGAGCTCCACCGCCAGGCCCGCACCCGCCCCGGGACCGGGCAGCTGCCGCTCGCCACCACCCCGCACGCAGCCGACTCGTCCGGGCTGCGGGAGATGACCGCCCGCGAACGGCTGGACGCCGAGCTCGGCGTCCTCAAGATCGACGTCTCCCGGCACCTGATGGAGGACCACCACCGGCTGCTGCGGGAGATCGGCGCCACCGACGCCAAGCACCTGCGCGCGATGCACCCCGGGCAGCGCGTCCTGGTCGCCGGCGTCCGCGCCTCCACCCAGACCCCGCCGATCGCCTCGGGCAAGCGGATCATCTTCGTCACCCTCGAAGATGGCTCCGGCCTCGTCGATATCGCCTTCTTCGAGGACTCCCACGAACGGTGCGCGCACACGGTCTTCCACCACGGCCTGCTCCTCGTCCGCGGCACCGTCGAAGCCCGCGGGCCCCGGCGCACCGTGGTTGGCGAGATGGCCTGGGACCTCGACGAACTCGCCACCGCCCGCGCCACCCACGGCCCGCAGGCCGTTCTCGACCTCCTCGGCCAGGCCCCCGCGCCCACACCGGCCCAGCCCGCATCCGGGCGGACGATCCCCGACGGCACCGCGGGTGCCCGCCTGCACCCCTGGAGTGACCTCCAGCCCGCCGGCACCCGCGCCGCCGACCTCACCCGCTTCGGGCACAAGAGCCCAGGGAGCGCCGGATGA
- a CDS encoding DNA polymerase Y family protein, producing MTANPASRRRARAILRIHFHPAERSEELYGHLLTVLDGISSRVEPLPADLSAYVDLTGALTYWGRDVEGLVAVLRLRLLALHGVPSSAGAGPTRSIAAMAADVTPPGAATVVCDDPYEIAAFLRTKSAAALPGIGPKTARTLARYGVTTVGDIADTPLHTLQRILGTTAARQAHDLAHGIDERPVVPGAARKTTSASHRFDRDELDPERHHRTVLRLVQELGNRLRTSGEIAQALTLTVTYADRTQTTRSRTLAELTAHSPALAATARELLTGLGLQRARVRTLALRAERLRPAEDTVHQLTFDERDDKLRRLETALDKAATRYRPGIAGAASAFPLGCGTNGSVPSNVRPHEHPQPPGRAREANYSPHSPATQASEDPRL from the coding sequence ATGACCGCGAACCCTGCCTCCCGGCGACGGGCCCGCGCGATCCTGCGGATCCACTTCCACCCCGCCGAGCGGAGCGAAGAGCTGTACGGGCATCTGCTCACTGTCCTCGACGGCATCAGCTCCCGCGTGGAACCCCTGCCCGCAGACTTGTCCGCGTACGTCGACCTCACCGGCGCCCTGACGTACTGGGGCCGCGACGTCGAGGGCCTGGTGGCCGTGCTCCGTCTGCGCCTGCTCGCGCTCCACGGTGTCCCGAGCTCGGCTGGTGCCGGCCCCACACGCTCCATCGCGGCCATGGCCGCGGACGTCACCCCGCCGGGCGCCGCCACTGTGGTCTGCGACGACCCCTACGAGATTGCCGCGTTCCTCCGCACCAAGTCGGCCGCCGCCCTGCCGGGCATCGGCCCAAAGACCGCCCGGACGCTCGCCCGCTACGGCGTCACCACCGTCGGCGACATCGCCGACACCCCGCTCCACACCCTCCAGCGCATCCTCGGAACCACAGCCGCGCGGCAGGCCCACGACCTCGCACACGGGATCGACGAACGCCCCGTCGTCCCAGGCGCCGCGCGCAAGACCACGAGCGCCAGCCACCGCTTCGACCGCGACGAACTCGACCCCGAGCGGCACCACCGAACCGTCCTCCGCCTCGTCCAGGAACTTGGCAACCGGCTACGCACCAGCGGCGAGATCGCCCAGGCGCTCACGCTCACCGTCACCTACGCCGACCGCACCCAGACCACCCGCAGCCGCACCCTCGCCGAACTCACCGCCCACTCCCCCGCCCTGGCTGCCACTGCCCGCGAACTTCTCACCGGGCTCGGCCTCCAGCGCGCCCGCGTACGCACACTCGCCCTACGGGCGGAACGGCTGCGGCCCGCCGAGGACACCGTCCACCAGCTCACCTTCGACGAACGCGACGACAAGCTCCGCCGCCTCGAAACAGCCCTCGACAAGGCCGCGACCCGCTACCGACCGGGCATCGCCGGGGCCGCATCGGCCTTCCCCCTGGGCTGCGGTACAAACGGCAGCGTGCCTAGTAATGTTCGGCCGCATGAGCATCCCCAACCCCCGGGGAGAGCGAGAGAAGCTAATTACAGCCCTCACTCCCCAGCTACGCAGGCATCTGAAGATCCGCGCCTTTGA